Below is a window of Rosa chinensis cultivar Old Blush unplaced genomic scaffold, RchiOBHm-V2 RchiOBHmChr0c39, whole genome shotgun sequence DNA.
GAATTAAGATTTGGGAAGACTGCATATTGGGAAATTGACTTGCTCTGCCTTCCTTTCTCCCAACGAGAAATATCTAACCATGATTTGATGATAATTGTGGCAGGAAGAGATAGAGAACAAGATAGAAATTGCGGACGCGTTGTCTGTTAAACTTAAGCAACGTTTTAATTATTCAGTGACAGCAATGAAGACATTCTCGCAACATTTATGTGGAggtaattattctcatcatatATGCAATATAAGTTCTGCGTAGGATCTTTTGCTTTAACAGATGTTGATGGACCTACTGTATGGATAAATGAGTTGTACACCTTTGTAAAATTAACCTATACATTGAAACATGGACACAGTTCATGCACTGCAGGTAGAGATTGGGGAACTTAAAGGAAGGTTGACGGAGGTTATTAGCAACTGTGATGCAGTGTGCAAGAGAATATCCGCAGAAGGACCAGAGTCTCTTCGGTCATCTGTCAAGCCATTAGTTATCTGCACCGCACACCAAGAACACCAATCTTGATTGAGTATTGTGCTGTGATGTGCAGGATTGTCAGGTGTAATGGGGGTTGCTTGTATTCAAGAAGTTGGGAAAGCCAGCCTCTTTTTTGAGTTAGGCTAGCTTTTAATTAACATTTTTGTAGCAATTATGAACAAACATGAATACTAATTGCtaggctagccttgtagtaggtgaattggggttttattttgacCATTTTGTAAACTGTTAAGGATGATGATTTCAGATATAATAgctcaatattcaaatcactctTGTCAACTATCGAAATTGCAATTTATAACAGCAGCTATatattttgtggacatcatcctctttatagaatgtgatgtctagatataaagttgaaatcagttttaaccattaaaactgatgtctagtaatacagatacatcagtttcaaaatgaaaatcgatgttactgaaatatacagacatcgattttttgtcgaaaacgatatgttactgagtaccagacatcagttccaaaatggaaatcgatgttactaaaatatacagacatcgattttttgtcgaaaacgatatgttacagagtaccagacatcagtttcaaaatgggaaccgatgtctgtaacagtaccagacatcagttccaaaatgggaaccgatgtctgtaacagtatcagtcatcggttcttaaatcaataacgatgttaaaacgcaAACTTGTGTTGTGTAATCTATATGtctttaagcattaaatacaataaaatgtgggtttaacaatagtaaaacatgtaagtttgttatcatttaaacatatttacatcgatttataattaggaaccgatgtctacacgaatactagacatcggctaaaaaccgatgtctgcattttccggatctttctcatcacccacaaagacatcggttgggtttttgtttctcatcggtttttggccgatgtctggggccataattctagtagtgtagcCATCTGTTTTCTATTGCTATCTGTTGCAATTCGAGCCATCTATGATGCATAACAACCTAAtcctgcttctttttttttggtcatcaCTGTAGATGCAGTTGCACTGCAAAATCAAGAATGTCGAAGAACTAGAGCTGCTGATGGAGAAGGAATATGCTTGGTGGGTGTGATTGTTCGAATGCTCATGCCAAAAGTTTTTTCATACCAATTTGAACTTCTCTCATGTTGACATCTCCGATTCAGGAATACCTTTGAAACCTTTCCGTTTTCAGGTCTCACATATGTTCACAACTGGATCAGTCATTCGCACATGTGGAACACCATTAATATTTGCAGCAATTGCAGTTTCAGCAACAGCAGTAGTAGCTTATTCCTTGGCATTTCTATAAATATATGGCAGAATGAAATATCAGAATTTGAATGATGTATTGTGGAGCTCTTAAATTATTGGCAAGGTGTGTGATTTAAAAAAATACAGCCCTAGATTATGGCCTCCTACATTAGTCAAAAGAAAATGATCGATAGAAACTATTAGAAGCTTAGCTAATTAAAGAAGACGATGCGAAGGAAAGTGGACAGCATGACAATGGGACAGTTTTAATATAAGTCAAGGGTAAGAGAATTCGAAATTACCCTGGATATTTCTGTGTGTTCTGCAAAGATCACGATATCATCACAAGCATCGCAAACAATTCAAGCCATATCTTCAGTAGGAATTATTAAAGTAGCTGACAATTGTAGCCTGTAACAAGCAGTGGAACACATATGCTTGAAGATCAAATAGTCGTAGTAAACTGGATCCAGAAATGGAAGGTAAAGAGGTCGTATTGAACCGACTATGTTCTAAAAATTTCAACAACTGGATCATATGCTATCATCAGTGAAAATGAGATGATAATGTGGAAAAACTTCACATCACAAGATCAAGCACAAATTCCATGCAAAACTTTACATGATAACATGAA
It encodes the following:
- the LOC112181410 gene encoding uncharacterized protein LOC112181410, with amino-acid sequence MGYVLESAAGPHTIVNGKESTPLLTSPPSEGSLTDILVRKPSSSSAPSIVDPKVLLELFSMYREWQEENVKKLSQKQEEIENKIEIADALSVKLKQRFNYSVTAMKTFSQHLCGVHALQVEIGELKGRLTEVISNCDAVCKRISAEGPESLRSSVKPLVICTAHQEHQS